From the genome of bacterium:
GTGTCTTCAGAAGATCGCAAGTATAGATTTAAAGGAAATAAAGTATTATTATTTCAAAATGGGGGAGATAAACGGGACGAAGTCCCTGATATCACGAACAGGTTATACAGGGGAAGACGGGTTTGAAATATATGCAGAATGCGACACGAAGACATGGGAAGCTATACTTGATGCAGGAAGAGAATATGCAATTAAACCAATAGGGCTTGGAGCACGGGATACTTTGCGTTTAGAAGCAGCAATGCCTCTTTATGGACATGAATTAGATATAGATACTAATCCATTGGAAGCCGGATTAGGACATTTTGTAGACAGCAATAAAAAAGAGTTCATAGGAAAAGATGCGATTGAAAGGGTAAAGAAAGAAGGAATAAGGAAAAAACTAGTTGCGTTTCGTATGCTCGAGAGAAGCATACCAAGGCATGGATACAAAATAGTTAAGAATGGTAAAATAGTTGGAAAGGTAACAAGCGGCACAATGTCTCCGACTTTGAAAGAATCAATAGGATTGGGATATATAGAGAAAGAGTACTCGGATTTAAACACAAAGATAGATATTGTTATAAGAGATAAAGGTTATGAAGCAATTATTATAAAAAAGCCATTTTATAAAAGGAAGGAATAGTAATGGGAATAGAGAAAAAGGGATTTAAATTCTTAGAAACACATGAATGGATTAATGTCTCAGGAAATATCGGCAGAGTAGGTCTCTCGAAGCATGCAGTAAAAGAATTAAATGAGGTGATTTTTATTGAACTCCCTGAAGTTGGAGTACAAGTTAGCCAAGGCAAACCATTTGGAACAGTTGAATCCGTTAAAGCTGTTTTTGATTTGAATTCACCGGTAACAGGGAAGGTTATAAATGTAAATCAATCAATAAAAGACAGTCCTGAAAAGGTTACCTCAGATCCCTATGAAGAAGGATGGATGATAGAAATAGAATTATCCGATATTTCTGAGCTCAATTCATTAATGGATTATGAAGAATACAATGGTATATATACCTAATACTTCCAGAGATAAGAAAGAAATGTTTGAGGCTATAGGATGTAAATCTATAGATGATTTATTTATGGAAATAGATCAGAGAGTTAAGTTAAAGGGCAAATTAAAGCTGCCGAAATCCATGTCTGAAATGGAAGTTGCAGCCCTTATAAAAGAGATAGGGAAGAAAAATGCTAATTTAGAAGATTACATATCGTTTCTTGGGGGGGGAGCGTATGAACATTTTATTCCGAGTGTCGTAAAGCATATTATAGGCAGGTCAGAGTTTTATACCGCTTATACTCCATATCAGGCTGAAGCAAGTCAGGGGACATTGCAGGCAATATATGAATATCAGTCTCTTATATGTGAACTTACTGGAATGGATGTTTCAAATGCATCCATGTATGATGGAGCATCAGCAGTGTCTGAAGCAGCTTTTATGGCATCAAGAATTACAGGACTAAAGAAGATTATTGTCTCAGAAACAGCTCATCCACATTATCTGCAGGTTTTGAAGACATATACTAGAGCAGCAGGGTTAGAGTTGTATGAGCTGCAGTCTAAAGAGGGGATAGTGGACATAGATATGCTCAAAGGATTAATAGATGATAATACAGCGTGTGTAATAATTCAGAATCCAAACTTTTTTGGATGTCTTGAACATGTGGATACTATTGAGCATATTGTCCATTCTAAGAAATCGCTGTTTATTATGTGTATTGATCCTTTATCTCTCGGTATTTTAGCTCCACCCGGAGAATATGGAGCGGATATTGTTGTTGGGGAGGGGCAGTCTCTTGGTAATAACCTTGCTTTTGGAGGTCCTTATTTAGGGCTTTTTTCCTGCAGGAAGGATTTTCTTCGACAGCTGCCTGGAAGAATTGTGGGGAGGACGAAGGATAAAAACGGGAAGACTGGATATGTTCTCACTCTGCAAACACGTGAACAGCATATAAGAAGAGCAAGAGCAACCTCGAATATCTGTTCTAACCAGGCTTTAAATGCTCTTGCTTGTACTGTATATCTTTCGTGTATGGGGAAACAGGGCATTACCGGTGTAGGCAATTTATGTTTGCAGAAAGCTCATTATGCTCAACTACAGATTGAGAAGATAGATGGATACGAGCTGAAATTCAAGCAGCCGTTCTTTAAGGAATTTCTTATACAATGTCCCGAAAATCCTGAAGAAATTAATAAGAGGTTATTAGAGCACAAGATCATTGGCGGTCTCTCAGTTGACAAATTTTATCCTGAATTAAAAGATTGCATGCTTGTGTGTATAACTGAGATGAGAACAAAAGAACAGATTGACAGATTTGTTAATGTACTGGCTAAGATAAGTTAAAGCTTAAAAAGAGATAAATGCCTTAATCACACCATCTTTGTAATTTGAAACAAGTTCAAAAGCTTCAGCAGCCTGTTCTGGTTTAAATCTATGCGTTATGAAAGGATCTAATTTTATTCTGTTTTGAGCAATATCTTCTACAACTTCAGGAAGTTCTCTGCGCTGGCGGCGGATATTTATAAGTGTTAATTCTTTTCTGCGCATTTTATCAGGGACAAATGATACGGTTTCTGTTTGGGGAATTCCTATCATTATTAATTTTCCGCCAGGTCTTAATATATCTATTGCCTGATCAAGTGTTTCCTGTTCTCCTGCACATTCAAACACAATATCAATGCCGTCTTGACAGATGCTTTTTATTTTCTCAATAATATTTTCTTTGTTTGGATTAAATCCATAGTTTATATTGAGCTTTCTTGCAACATCTAATCTTTCATTAATTAGATCAGTTCCAAATATATTTTCCGGATTTTTTAATTTTGAAAAGATCAGCACAGATAGCCCTATTGGCCCCATGCCAAGTATTGCGATATTCTGATGTGTTTTTTGTTTACTAATCTTTACAGCATATGAACCAATACATAATGGCTCTGTTAGGACTGCTTGTTCAAAGCTCATAGTATCAGGAACTTTACATAGACTAGCCTCAGGCATTAAAATATATTCTGATAGACAGCCCTCTGCCTGTCCTGGGCATCCGAGAAATTTGAGGCTTCTGCAGGTGTTTTCTCTGCCTATAAGACACTGGTCACACTTTCCACAGGTAATTGCCGGGTCTATAGCCACCTTATCTTCAATTTTTATCTTTTTAACTTCAGATCCTATATCTTCAACCATGCCTGAGCATTCATGTCCTAATGTAAAGGGATATTTAACGACTTGTGAGCCAATTCTTCCAGTCTTATAATAGTGAACATCTGAGCCACAAATGCCTACGGATTTTATTTTAATCAATACATCGTCTGAGTTAACTATTTTTGATTTGGGAATATCCAGCACTTCAAGTTTTCTCAAATCTACAAGTTTGATCGCCTTCATTCTAGGTTAGTATCCTTTTTACCACATCTATTGTTTTCCCTGCATCACCTGTTGCCTGAGCTTTCTTTAACTCATCTCGTCTGTCATAAATCATAAGAGCCTTTTTCATTACATTGGCAAACAGCTCTCTGGAAAGAGACATTGCTTTTACAGGGTCCATCCTATAAGTAAACTGATCTTCACCGAACCATCCCTGATATCCTGTATCAATTGCTGCGTAACAGAAATCTGCAAGCCTCCAGTTATCTCCCGTTCCGGCAACTCTGTCCTCATCATTGGAATGCAATTTTGCGTTATTAACATGAAAATTGACAACAGGTATGCCAAATTTCTTAGCTGTGTATAAATTATCTGCCGGCTCATTTCCATACATCTGCTCATGTCCGTAATCTATTGCAACACCCATGTTTTTCCCTCCGCAGGCAGAGTTGACACAGTCTGCAACAAGCATTGCCTTTGGAGTTGTTGATATGATCATATTGCCTTCTCTTGGCTCGTGCAGCTTTGCTTCAATTCCGAATTTTAAGCCGAGCTTTTTAGCTTTTTTATTTATCTCAATACATCCTTGTACAAATCTGTCAAGAAGTACGCCATAGTTGGCCTGAAAGTTATAGTCCCAACCATCAGAACCAGGCCATAGGGCAACGCTTGCGCATCCAAGCTCCTTTGCTATCTCAATCCCCTGAAGCGCTATCTCAAGTGCGTCTTTTCTTACTGCAGGATTTGCATTTGTTATCCCGCCGAGCTTCCACTTTGGATCAGTCCACAGGTTTGTATTCATATTTGTTGGCGTAATTTTATACTTCTTAAGCGCTTTTTTTACTTCATCTATGAGCTTTTTGTTCTTTCTGTAATTTTTGTCTATAAAAACAGCCTCATGAAATTCTATTCCAGCTATTCCTGCTTCTGCTACTCTTTGTATTTGTGAAACGATATCACTTTTGAAATTTTCCTTATTACTGTTATATCCAAGAGGTGCAAACCTGTCGCAGAAGTCCCCTGCGCACCAATGTCCCGCAGCAAACTTTATTTCGTATGTTTCAAAAAACGCATCAAGCTTTTTCCCTTCAAGATATCCTTGAAATTTTGGGAGTTGACTCAGGGTATTTTTGTCCGCTTTCATTCTTTCAATCTCCTGTTTTGTTATATTCGAGAATTTCTACTTTACCAAATATTCCATAAGATACAAACTTATATTTATCTGTCCATTTTTCTTCCTTGCAAAAATGTCCGGGACCTACTGATTTTAATTTACCTTTGTAGTGGAGCGGACCCAGCATATTTCTCAGGCTTCCAACAAGCTCAAGACTGATTTTGTTAGTGCCTCTCTTTAGAAGTTTTGTAATATCCAGTTCATATGGCTCCCAGCACAAAAGACCGGCTTGCCTGTTGTTTATCTTTATATTTATTATCGCTGCCTTATGCTTATTAATCTTGAGTATATATTTCCTGTTTTTCTTCTTATCGACGGACATATCCTGTTTATACGTTATTGAACCCGGATAAAATGGAAAACCCTGTCCTACCCAATTACCTGTTTTAAGTTTGTCTTTTGCCTTCTCAAGTACAAGATTATCCTTGTTGACAGTGAAGTCTCCGAGTATATAACAGTTTTCCAGCTCAACATCCTGCTGGTATTTCTTTGTCACAAGCAGAACTTCATTTTTCCCATTTTTCAGATATTTGGCTATATGAATTAATTTGAAACTTATATCAATGTACCACTCAGGGTTTTTATACATAACTTTTTTGTTATTAATAAAAATATCAAAGTTTTGCGGCTCTTCAATCAACAAATTAATATTATTAGCAGAATCCAGATTTGATAAGAATTCAAATTTCAGAGAGACTTTTGCATTGTCTAAGTCTTTCATATTCTTGTATGCTTTCCAGAATTGAACGCCACTGTTACTCTTTATCTCAGGCAATCCGAAGTGTTCTCTGATCTGTTCCTGAGCTTTCCATACAGGGAGGAGCATTCTGCTCTCTTCTTTATCCTGTATTCTGTATTTACAGAAATCAAGTGTCAGAGCATTCATATGAGACAAATCAATATCCCATTTGTCCTCTGAAACTGCTGCTTTTTGTGTCTCCATTTTCTTTCTTTTCACAGCTTTTGGTTTCTTCTCTGGATTTAATGACAGAAGCAATGAACCTGTCGGATATATATGCTGTTGTGTTTCAGCATATCCTGCTGTGTTTGTAGTTTCAATTTCACATACATCTCCAGCTTCAGAATCCCATTTTTCAAAAACACCTTTCCCCTTCATCTTTATCGTAAGATCAAGCCCCATTTTTCTGTTCGTATTAACTAAAAACAGAAACTTGTTTCCATCTATTTCTCTGAGCTGATAGATAATATCTTTTGTATCATCTTTCTTCTCACCTGAAATTTGGACTTCTTTTTTCAAGACTTTATTGAGTGTTTTTTCTATTTTATGCTTATCGTTCTCTATAACAATTGCGTCTTTATCTAAAAACTTGTTTATCTCATTATTCAGGCTTCCGTCTATTCTATTGGGCAGTTTACCTATGGTTAGAATTTTTCCACCTTGTGCAGTAAAATCCCTTAGTAGCTTAAATGTATTGCTATTCCAGGTGATAGAGTAGGGGATAATTACTAATTTGTATCCAGCTTTTCCAATTACAAATTCCCCGTCTTTTATTTTACCGTACTTCTCGATTACCATCTCATCCCCATAATCAAAATCCCTGTGAATCTCAAGAAGATTCTTGGAAAGCTTCAGGAATTCATCATCCAGTTTGCTCAGCGCTTCCGTTCCTTTTGGATGATATACACTCCATGCGCTTCCTATTGGATGAAGAACCAGAATATCTCTTATAGCTTTTCCCTGAGACAGAATAAAACTCAGTCTGCCATAATAATCCTCTACTTTCTTATAATACTTCCACCATGGAGATTGATAATGGATTGAGGCAGGATAATCCCTCTTTCTGCAGCCTTTTAGAGAGTATAAAGATAGGTGCTGGCATCTGAAGTTTACACCAAGCGCATACTGCCAGTCTCCAACCCATTTCTGCCCCTCAAAACTGAAATCCCAGCCTGTGCATCCATAAAGTTCTGACAGGACTCTTTTACGCCCAAGTTGATTTGCGACAGAAGAACACTGTTTTACTGTAAAAATTTCCGATATTCTTTCACAGAGAATATCTATCCCCGGCTGATGCATATACATATAATGAGGCATTGCTGCTCCAATAACGCGAATTTGGGATTCCAAAGTTTGTTCTGCAAGGTAATGTCCTGTTTGCTGAAGATTGTGTTTTTCGCACCAGCTATAAATATTCTCGGAAAAGTTCTTGAGGAATAGTTCTGTTACGCATTTCCAGTAATTATATCTATGTTTTTTAAAATTGCCCGTTTCATATATTAAAGAGGGAAGTTTATCAATAATACTGTAATTGCATCTTGAGTTAAAATGTTCCGGAAGTTTATCTGTCCACGGCAATACAGCCTTTACTTCTTTGGGTTTGACTTTAGTGAAACTGGCCCAGTGATGATAATTGGGCTCATCAGTAAAAATACCAGGTATTGTTTTACCGAAATCTCCGCCAGCTTCTTTCAAATAAGCTTCATGTGTGCTTTTTATAAAAGCATCAACTGCTTCTTTACTCATTGTGTCAAGATATGAAGCTCCGTTATACCACGGGCTGTCAGGAGCATACTCAAAGGTTATTGTTTTTTCTCTAAAGACAATTCCTTTATTTCTGTATTTCTTATTCTTTGATGTAACAATTCCCCCTGCTGCTCCGCTTGGCCAGCGGTCTTCATCATAGAGCCATGCGTTCATTCCTGTTTTTTTAGCCTCATCAACACATGCCTTTATCATCTTCATCCATTCCCGAGACAGGTATTCTGTAATAAGACCAACCCTGGAATGCATGAAAAAACCACCCATGCCGGCTTTTTTCATCTCCCTTATCTGTCTTCTAAGTTCAGCTTGTTCCAGCTTATCATTCCAGCTCCAGAACGGTGCTCCTCGCCAATCTTCACCTGGATTTTTAAATGTTTTTTGTATCTGGTTCATGATTGCTCCTCTTCTTGGTTATTTGTTATTCTTTGTGCCTCTGCGCCTTTGTTACTTTGTGCCTTATTTGTTCTAATTATGATTTATATTAGAAAGATAAGCTATAACAATTTTAAGAAAAGCTAGGAGGATTTTAGGGCTTGTCAGATAATACTTGTTCTATTTGTTGAATTGGTTGTCCTATTCATTTTACTTGAAGAACAATCACAAAATACCTTTTTATGCCTTCCATGGAGAAACTTATTTTGCCATTATTAATTTGTCCTTCTCGTGACTCAATTATGTCGGGTAAATATAGTAATGCTTTTTGTACAGGAGCAGTAATATTAACATTTCTGTCACCTGTTTTATATCTAATATGTCTTATCAACGGTTGATTATTCATTCTATTTACATAAACTTTATCTGGGATAATCTCGAAATCATTAGAAAGTCCGTGAACAATAATCTTATTATGCTTTCTGTATATGCGATATAACCAGCCCTCTGGAACTTCCACAGATATTGCATTATCAGGAATTTGTTCTTTTACCTTATTAATTACACCATTAACAATATTTTTATCCAGACATCTACCTGAAGTCCAGTAAAATGAGCCTTTGCCTCTTTTTATTTCTATCCACCTAGAGATTATTCTTTTACCTTTGTATTCACCATGGCAGGATAAGGATATATCCCTTTTCGGACATTTACGAAGCTCAAAAAAAGCATCTATATCAACATCTCTTTCAGGTTCCTTGATATCTACATTGATACCAAAAGACGAAAGAAAAGTTGTTTTCTCAGTATGTCCCCTTTCATCTCTTAAGCCTAATGGTCCTGAGCCTATAACTTTCCCGCCTTGCTCAATATATCCGATGATCTTTTCCCGAATATTGTCAGAAATGCAGTTAATATCACATAGTATCAAAACAGGATAATCCTTAACTGAAGGGATATCTTCCACTACATCAAATTGCATATTTTTTTCAAAAAGAGTTATAGCAACGCTTCTGTAGGAAGTAACATAATCATCTTCAGTGTCCCCATAAAAAACCTGCGTTTCAAAAGAAAAATAAAGAGCAATGTTTGCCATGCTTTCTCCATTGAATAATTCAGGATATTTTTCTTCAAAAAGATATCCTTCTTTTACAATATCCGATTCATCAGGAAGCAATTTTAAGTTCTTTTCAGGAATACCTAATCTCCCCTTCAGAGTAGATATCCATGAACTTGTTCCAACTAGTTTGTTAAATGCCCAGATGAGAAACGCAGCATCAGGAAAATGTGCATAGCCCAATCCAATATTGGGAAGATTCTTTTTAGATGAAATTGCCTGATGAAGCATAATATCTGGTATTCTTTCTAAATAACCCTTATTAGACGAAACAAACTCTTTGCACATCTCCAGCATAAGATGATTTACTGATTTTGACAGAGTTTGAGAGCTTAATCCACTTGCATTCAGGCACTTTCCTGCACTTTTAGAACAACAGGTCATCAATGGAAAGTCACTTCCTAATTCATCTCTTACTATGGCAAGGAAATCGGCTGAATCATTGTAGCGCATCTCAACCCAGTCTTTGAACGCATCAGACTCATAATTCCCCCAAAAAGTTTTATCAGCAGCATCAGGAAGTTCTTTTCTATAAAGCGTTTTGTATTTTTCCCGGCAATATGGACAACGACATCCTTCCCATCTAGGATAATAAATCACATCATCGCACATAAGCCCATCTATTTTTGTCTCAGCCATTAACTTTTTCAAATATAGTTTATATGCCTCCCTGAATTTTTTATTATTCATGCAAAATATCTCTGCCTCATAATCAGGTAAATAGCAGGGTTTTCCTGTTCTTACACTTATCATCCGAAAATCATTTAACTTAGTTCCATTACATATAAGTGAGTTTGCCATTTCTTTTGAAGGATAAAAAGGCACATGATGCCTGTTTTTGTAGTAAATATTCCATTTCTGCTCCTTGTTTTTTGGCCTATGTACAAGGTTTGCAGAGTGATGATCAAAAAGCTTTATTCCTTGTTCATGCAGTGTATTTGCAATGAAGTTTAGAAGTTCATGAAGTCTGTCCCAGATATATATATAGTCCCATCTAAAATGAGCACCAAAAATGATAGCTGTATCGATCCCGGCTGCTTTGAATCGCTCAGCTTTTTTTATAATCTTTTCTTCAATCCCTTTATCAGGATATATCAAATCTTCCCATAAGATCCACCAGCTAGCCATTCTGTAAGTATTTTTATTCATAATATCAAATCGAATAACGAATTCTTAGTTCGTAAGTTTCTTATAATCCATAAAGTTTAAAAACTTAGCGCTATCTCCCACAAAAAAGACCTTTGTTCTTTCTTTTGGTATTTCAAATGAAAAGGTGTCAACGTTTTTAAATAAAACCTCTCCTTCAAAAATATCTACCACATCGCTTTTTTTATTTAAGCTTATAGTCTTTTGTCCCCCTTGAGCAGAATGGAACATCAAAAATTCTTCATTGGCATCAATGAAATCCAAAGAATCGCTGTAAATATGCACTCCCGCCCCTTTCGCTATACTCAATAACAAATCTGGCGATATCTTATTTGAACCACAAAAGATAGAATTGCTTTTATTGACATTTTTAACAGCAAATGATGGTCTTTTATTCTCTCTGTAAACACCCAATACTTCTGCTTCATTATCACAAACATAAAAGAGTGGCGCAAAGCTGTATTTCGCACCATATGAAGTATTATTAAAGTTTCCGCTTGTAAACTCATTTGTAAAGTTAACTATATCTGTTAATGGAGAGCTTTTATCTTTTATCATTCCAAACTCTATGCCAGTCAGATTTTTCATATTATTAAGATCCGCTTTCATGTCATGAATAAAACCAGGCGCATAACACCACATCATAGTAACATCTTTTGATTGAATTTTTCTTATAGCATTTAATGTTTTATTATCATACTGAAAACAGTTTAAGAATATGTATAATTTATAATCATAGTCTTTTTTCAAAAGATCACTGAAAAGGATATAATCAACCGGCGCGCCAACTTGTGCAATTCTGCTTCTTTGATAATAAATAAGGTCTCCTGTTAAAGTATTCACTTTCCTTTCCGGATAGGTAATACTCCCGTTCCAACAAACATATTTTATTATCTCTCCCGATGGTATTTGTTCTTTATCAAAAGATAGATACTTTACTGAATCTTCATCAACTACTACTGCAATCTCTACATTACGCTTGCTCTTATTAAGATTTATATATTCTCCCGCTTTCTTGCTTATCTTCAGGTCTTTTATTGTGCATGGATCACTAAAATCAAGTCCACTGATAAGAGGTATAATGCATATGGGACTCTGTCGGCAAAGAGATCTGCCAAAATTCCTTTTTAAAACAGCTGTTGTTTGAGAAGGATTTATTGTTGGACAATGGCCCGCAGGGCCGGACATATGTGTTCTGGTATCATCATCAACGAATACTAATTTACCTGCGTTTTGAATTGATTTAAACGCCCACATCCACTCTCCTGAGTCACCAATTGCTCTTACACCATAAGTAGGGGGAGCAGATATAAAATCAATATCTTTTGAATCTAACACTTTTCTAAAAGCATTGTGTCCGCTCATATGATAAGCCCAATTCATATTTGCATATTCAAGGGTATACCCTCCATAGATTCCAACAATTTTTTTTCTATTAACCGAATTCTTAATGACTCCTGCGAAATACACAATTGTATCTGAAACACTTTCTGAATAATATTGGTCATAATCTATTGCCAGAGAGGCTTGCTTCGGATCCCGGAATAAACCTATCTCCGATTTTAGCCGGTCCTCTTTGGTCGGTATATTTATCCCACTAAATTTCTGTTTTTCTGTCGAATATTTTGATTTCAAAAATTCACAAAATCCATTTATAGAAGCATTGCTATAATCCATAAGTTTGTCAGTTCTATGGCATTCATGACATCCCCACCCTTGCCATTCGGCAGAGACCCCTCCTGTAAACCAATAACCAATTATCTTATCTCTATATGGTGAAGTTTCAAGATGCCCAACAAATTTTTCTATTGCTTTAGAAGCATCTTTCTTCCATTTTTCTGAGGAAAATGATGCTGTAGCTCTGTAGTAGGGCCAGAAACTTTTGTCATCAAATAATGAAATTTCTGACAGATTATTAGTTTGCCACCATGTCGGAGGCGCAACCCAAAACAAAGGCATAATTAAAACTTCCGGATTGTCTTCAATCATCTCATTAATATATTTATCTACTTCAATAAAATTATATCTATTGGGCCCAAGCCACCACTCTTTTGCATCCATCATTCCACCAATCCAAAGTGTTTGTATATTAACTTTAGCCTCTTTCATGGCTGGGGCACTATTTTTATGAATCATATTTCCTATCAACGGATAGATAACTTTCCCGTTTACATATAACTGCGGAAAGCCATTATCAGATTTGACCTCACTTACCAGATTTTCTGTATCTGATCTATTATTTTTATAAACAAAATTTCTTTGAATATTGTCCGGCATAGAAATTTCTCTGCCGTAAATTCCAAAAATAAGTTCAATATTCATATCAGGATAGTATTTATAAAAAGGTTTTGTGCTCACACTGATATCAAAAGTATTATCGTCTTGTTTTTGACAAATATTTTTTGTTAAATCAAATTCAAATTTTTCAAAGATTACATCGTCATGTTTAAATCTTAAATAAAGAACTTCATCTTGACCTACAGGTTTTTGTGATTTAAGCTTGATTTTTAAAACCTGTGCTTCTGCACCGCTAATTACTTCTTTATATTCGCATGATAGGCATTCTGTCGGCACCTGATATCTTTTGTCAAAATAAGGTGAAATTTTTGTCCATGGAGCAGCGGGTGGAGGAGACATTTTCTTTGGTTTGACCCAACTACCGTCATCAAAACTTATTTTTGTCCACCCTTCCTCTAATCTATTAGTACAAACAAAACTACTATCTGATACTACCTTCAGATAAGATAAGTCCGTTGAATTAATTGTTAAGTCGAAAAGTAAACCTCCCGGCCCGCCGGCATTTACACTTTCAACAGCAATGACATTCATGCCTTTCTTTAATCTTGATGATATATTAATAAGTGCCGGGTCAAGCCATGAGTTAGGAGTAAAATTTTCTGCGATTTTATTACCATTAAGATAGAGCTTATAATAATCGTCAACAGTTATTTGAACCCATGCTGTTTCAAAATTATCCGGCACAGTAAAAACTCTTCTAAAATAATAGCTGCTATCATCGGTGTTTATAGGCTTATTCATTGCATCGGATGAATGGGCAATCATATATCCTGTCCAATAAGGAGCCTTGCCGCGTTTTATAATATTCTTTTTTATATCTGCTGAAACGGTACTTTTCTCGGCTGGTTCTATTATTGCTTTTTTATCTTTTGGAGATACTTTACCTGTGCAAATTAATAGTGAGTCTAGAGCTATTGATAGTGACTGGGAAAGAACCATTGAGATATTTCCTCCTGATGTTTTTCCTATAAGAAACCATTTAAATTCTCCTGTATTACTAAAGGGGGGATTTTTTTTAACCGCTCCTAAAAAAGAAATCTTTTCAGCGGCGGTTTTTCCTGAGATATCATCCAATGCCCTTGCCCAGATAGAAAAATCACCTTCAGGCAAGACTATATTTCTTTTATATTTCTTCCCATCCAACGAAGTAAATGAATCTAATGAAATAAAATATCTTTTTACGGAATTAATATCAATTTTTGAAACAGAGTCCAATTTTAATTTTTCCATGGGTGGATACATCCTTATATATTCAATTTGTATTTTACCGGGATATTGGTCAACTATATCAAGCCTTAGGCTGTTTATTTTCCCTGAAAGCCAGTCTTTAAAGTTACCGTGAAAATCCTTTTCTCTATTTAAAAAAACTTCATGCCAGTTGTTGTCGCTTACTAGCGAAGGAATCTTCCAGTAAAATTTATCGCTAAAGCCATGTTTATTATTTGCGTAGAATATCTGGCCGGTAGTTTTATCAGGCAGTCCGGAAGCTTTATATTTTATTACTATACCCTGCGCCCTTAAAGGGTCTATGTTTACATCATTGTTGGCCAGATGAGAATCTGATTTTTGAATATTAAGGCAGAGCAGGCCATTATTTATTTCCCACTCCAGACCTTTCGGGTCATCCCATCCCTGGGCATCATTTGTTTTGAAGTTCCATGTGTATTTCTCAAGACTACTGCGCTGAAAAAATGGCTGATTACTAAGTTGCACCCAATCAATCTTTATTCCTCTATTTTCTCCATCGCCAGGGTCTATCCTAAG
Proteins encoded in this window:
- the gcvH gene encoding glycine cleavage system protein GcvH; the protein is MGIEKKGFKFLETHEWINVSGNIGRVGLSKHAVKELNEVIFIELPEVGVQVSQGKPFGTVESVKAVFDLNSPVTGKVINVNQSIKDSPEKVTSDPYEEGWMIEIELSDISELNSLMDYEEYNGIYT
- the gcvT gene encoding glycine cleavage system aminomethyltransferase GcvT, whose translation is MKTPLYEWHVANKARMVEFGGWEMPVYYTTVSDEHNCVRKNVGLFDLCHMGQISVSGDNALEFLQQIATNNISKITIGQVQYSLVCNDLGGVVDDILVYRKSDSYLVVVNASNTRKDFEWFNAHKIRDVEISNVSKNILMLAVQGPSAETCLQKIASIDLKEIKYYYFKMGEINGTKSLISRTGYTGEDGFEIYAECDTKTWEAILDAGREYAIKPIGLGARDTLRLEAAMPLYGHELDIDTNPLEAGLGHFVDSNKKEFIGKDAIERVKKEGIRKKLVAFRMLERSIPRHGYKIVKNGKIVGKVTSGTMSPTLKESIGLGYIEKEYSDLNTKIDIVIRDKGYEAIIIKKPFYKRKE
- the gcvPA gene encoding aminomethyl-transferring glycine dehydrogenase subunit GcvPA, yielding MVYIPNTSRDKKEMFEAIGCKSIDDLFMEIDQRVKLKGKLKLPKSMSEMEVAALIKEIGKKNANLEDYISFLGGGAYEHFIPSVVKHIIGRSEFYTAYTPYQAEASQGTLQAIYEYQSLICELTGMDVSNASMYDGASAVSEAAFMASRITGLKKIIVSETAHPHYLQVLKTYTRAAGLELYELQSKEGIVDIDMLKGLIDDNTACVIIQNPNFFGCLEHVDTIEHIVHSKKSLFIMCIDPLSLGILAPPGEYGADIVVGEGQSLGNNLAFGGPYLGLFSCRKDFLRQLPGRIVGRTKDKNGKTGYVLTLQTREQHIRRARATSNICSNQALNALACTVYLSCMGKQGITGVGNLCLQKAHYAQLQIEKIDGYELKFKQPFFKEFLIQCPENPEEINKRLLEHKIIGGLSVDKFYPELKDCMLVCITEMRTKEQIDRFVNVLAKIS
- a CDS encoding alcohol dehydrogenase catalytic domain-containing protein; the encoded protein is MKAIKLVDLRKLEVLDIPKSKIVNSDDVLIKIKSVGICGSDVHYYKTGRIGSQVVKYPFTLGHECSGMVEDIGSEVKKIKIEDKVAIDPAITCGKCDQCLIGRENTCRSLKFLGCPGQAEGCLSEYILMPEASLCKVPDTMSFEQAVLTEPLCIGSYAVKISKQKTHQNIAILGMGPIGLSVLIFSKLKNPENIFGTDLINERLDVARKLNINYGFNPNKENIIEKIKSICQDGIDIVFECAGEQETLDQAIDILRPGGKLIMIGIPQTETVSFVPDKMRRKELTLINIRRQRRELPEVVEDIAQNRIKLDPFITHRFKPEQAAEAFELVSNYKDGVIKAFISF
- a CDS encoding sugar phosphate isomerase/epimerase family protein; the protein is MKADKNTLSQLPKFQGYLEGKKLDAFFETYEIKFAAGHWCAGDFCDRFAPLGYNSNKENFKSDIVSQIQRVAEAGIAGIEFHEAVFIDKNYRKNKKLIDEVKKALKKYKITPTNMNTNLWTDPKWKLGGITNANPAVRKDALEIALQGIEIAKELGCASVALWPGSDGWDYNFQANYGVLLDRFVQGCIEINKKAKKLGLKFGIEAKLHEPREGNMIISTTPKAMLVADCVNSACGGKNMGVAIDYGHEQMYGNEPADNLYTAKKFGIPVVNFHVNNAKLHSNDEDRVAGTGDNWRLADFCYAAIDTGYQGWFGEDQFTYRMDPVKAMSLSRELFANVMKKALMIYDRRDELKKAQATGDAGKTIDVVKRILT